A stretch of Carya illinoinensis cultivar Pawnee chromosome 14, C.illinoinensisPawnee_v1, whole genome shotgun sequence DNA encodes these proteins:
- the LOC122293620 gene encoding PHD finger protein ALFIN-LIKE 1-like — translation MQDDFWLLSVAFYLGAHLDCNERKHLFSLINDLPIFFEVMTERKPMKDKPSMDSRNKSQVCTKRSIDGQVKNNPKLVKEIDEEEDDEHNKTLCGSCGGDYSG, via the coding sequence ATGCAAGATGATTTTTGGTTGCTTTCTGTAGCTTTCTATCTTGGAGCTCATCTTGACTGTAATGAAAGGAAGCATCTATTTAGCTTGATCAATGATTTGCCCATCTTTTTTGAAGTTATGACAGAGAGGAAGCCTATGAAAGACAAGCCCAGCATGGACAGCAGAAACAAATCTCAGGTTTGCACAAAGAGATCAATTGATGGACAAGTTAAGAACAACCCTAAGCTTGTTAAGGAGATtgatgaggaagaagatgatgagcATAACAAAACCCTTTGTGGAAGTTGTGGTGGAGATTATAGTGGATAG